GTTAACTATAAATAGGAGGGATGATTCTTATGAGACCATTACAAATCTCTGCAGACACTGCACAAAAGTTAGCCGCTTCGCTTAATGTCCCATTGGAACAAGTAATGCATATGCCACAGCATATTTTACTTGCTAAACTAGCAGAACTTAATAAAGAAGAAGAAGATCAGAATTAATTTAATACTCTCTTCTGCTATGCCCTTAAAACTTATCACAGACGATAAGTATTTAAGGGTTTTTTTCTACCCACGCTCATTGTACCATCCTCAACAGTAAAATTTATCAATTTTTTTATTCTACCTTTTTACCCACTTTCCTTTATTCTTTAATTTTTTAGTACCAAGTAATAATAATAGGTGTTATGATAAACTTATAAAATTTGATGAGGTGATATGAATGCGATCAAACGCCAGAATCACTGCTATTGGCACCTATGTCCCCACCAAAATCATGACAAATAATGATTTTGTTCAATTTATTGATACAAACGATGAATGGATTTCAAAACGAACAGGAATTAAGGAAAGACGCCTTGCTGCGGAAAATGAATTCACAAGCGACCTTTGTGTAAAAGCTGTTGAAGATTTAGTTATTCGGTATAACAAAGAAATCAGTGATGTTGACTTTATTATTGTTAGTACACTTTCACCAGATTTTTTAACACCAAGTGTTGCTTCATATGTTCAAGGTAGATTAGGTATTAGACAGGCAGGAGCTCTCGATTTAAATGCCGCATGTGCTGGTTTTACATACGCACTGCATATTGCTAACAGTTTACTATCAAGTGGGCTTCATAAAAAAATACTAGTAATTGGAGGGGAGACCTTATCAAAAATAACAGACTTTACAGATCGAACATCTTGCATTTTATTTGGTGACGGTGCAGGGGCTGTTTTGATGGAAGCCGACAGCGAAGGCCAATTTCTGGCATCAACTGTGAATTCTGAAGGAGAAAAAGGGCTCCATTTGTACGGTACACACCTCTCAACTACGATGTTCGATCAAGATCTTCAAGATAAAAAACAATTAGTACAAAACGGTAGAGAGGTTTATCGATGGGCTGTTACAACGGTCCCAAGCGGTATTAATACCTTGTTAGCTGATTCTAACTTAACTAAAGATGATATTGACTGGTTTATCCCACACAGTGCCAATTTGCGCATGATTGAATCAATATGTGAAAAAAGCGGATTCACAATTGATCAAACTTTATATAGTTTAGTTCATTACGGCAATACTTCTGCTGCCTCCATTCCATTAGCTCTCGATTTAGGCATAAAGGAAGGTAAAGTGAAAACAGGAGACACTTTATTACTTTACGGATTTGGCGGAGGATTATCACATTCCGGCCATATACTGACTTGGGGATAGACCATTTCCCTGCCCCGTTACATAAGATTTTAATCTTTAGTGAATAGTAAAATTAAATATAAACGATGCTAAAGGAGAATCACAACATGAAGCCGCGTATGATTTGCACCGTTTTATTTCTTTTTATAATGGTCTTTTCTCCTACCCATACAATTGGTAATGAATCTGTAAAATACGGAGCTCGAGAAGCTTTAGAAGACTCAAACATATCTCTGGCCGAGGCACTTTCTTATGCTCTTGAAGATAAATATTTAAAGCAAGCAAACTTTGATTATTCTATTGAAAAATACGGTAGTATCCGTCCTTTTGTTCAGATGAAAATCGAAGATCAACACCTGATTAGCACTTTACTACCGTTATTTAAAAAATATAATATTGACCTTCCAAAAGATAGAGCAAGACATTATATAAAAAAGGATACAGAAAGTCTCTATCAAGCGTTTCAAATACAAATAGTACGAGAAAAAAACGCTATAAAAATGTATAAAAAGTTCTTATCAATTCGAGAATTCCCGAAAGACATATTAGATACATTTCAAGAACAACTAATAGTTTCCCAAAAGCACTTAGAGGCCTTAGAACAAAATCTGATAAAATATAAGTGATTTTTTCTGTACACAAACATAAAAAAACTCCTTAGACACTTTGGTTTAAGGAGTTTTATCATTATATTTATTAGCTCGCTTTATGCTCCAAGCGAAGCTTATCAGCTACCATTGCAATAAATTCACTGTTTGTTGGTTTAGCTTTTGTCATGCTAACTGTATAGCCAAATAGAGATGAAATTGACTCTATGTTTCCACGGCTCCATGCCACTTCAATTGCGTGACGAATAGCACGTTCAACACGTGATGCAGTTGTGTTATATTTTTTTGCAATATCAGGATATAACACTTTTGTAATTGATCCTAATAATTCGATATCGTTATAAACCATAGAAATTGCTTCACGTAAGTATAAATAGCCTTTTATATGTGCAGGAACTCCAATTTCATGGATGATACTTGTAATGCTAGCATCTAAATTTTTACCTTTGGACTGTGGCTCAACAGCAGATCTCATTGAAGAATTAGCTCGTTTAATGATTGGTGCAGCATTTCCACTTACTTGACGGATGTGACTTGCTAAACCTTCCATATCAAACGGTTTTAAAATAAAGTAAGCAGCTCCAAGGTCAACCGCTTTCTTCGTTACATCTTCTTGTCCAAATGCTGTAAGCATAATTACATTTGGTTGCGGACGATCCATTTGTCTTAGTTTTTCTAAAACACCAAGACCATCTAAGTGTGGCATAATAATATCCAATACTAAAACATCCGGCTCCTTATCTTTTAACATATTTAAACATTCTTGACCATTATATGCAACACCAAGAACCTCAATATCATCTTGGCTTGATAAATATTCTTCTAATAAACCAACAAGTTCCCGATTATCGTCAACTATACAAACTTTAATTTTACCCACAAATACTTCCTCCTCAGTGTTGATTTGCCATTATATCTTATATCTATACATATGATTACATAAATCAATTCGACAATCCAGTAAAAATACCTTTATTTTTTTGAAAAAACTTTAAAAAATGGAGGATAACAAAGTTTTTCTTCAATTTACTCTATTTTTCGACTTAATACACCATTTGACAAATGAAATCCATGTTCACTTTGTCGAAAAATCTTTTCACCTTTATTTTACATAATTCCACGGACATTGAAAAGGGAAAAGATAAAAAACTGCCAAGAAAAGAGAATTTTCTTGACAGTTTCTTATTAGCTTGCTTTATCTTTTTCTTGATTTCCATAAATATCAATACCTGCTTCATTTAGCATCCATTCAATATGAACACCATATCCAGAGGTTGGATCATTAACAAATACGTGAGTAACGGCACCTATGACTTTTTCATTTTGGATAATCGGACTTCCGCTCATACCTTGAACAATACCACCTGTT
This genomic stretch from Metabacillus sp. B2-18 harbors:
- a CDS encoding YycC family protein, with protein sequence MRPLQISADTAQKLAASLNVPLEQVMHMPQHILLAKLAELNKEEEDQN
- a CDS encoding ketoacyl-ACP synthase III; protein product: MRSNARITAIGTYVPTKIMTNNDFVQFIDTNDEWISKRTGIKERRLAAENEFTSDLCVKAVEDLVIRYNKEISDVDFIIVSTLSPDFLTPSVASYVQGRLGIRQAGALDLNAACAGFTYALHIANSLLSSGLHKKILVIGGETLSKITDFTDRTSCILFGDGAGAVLMEADSEGQFLASTVNSEGEKGLHLYGTHLSTTMFDQDLQDKKQLVQNGREVYRWAVTTVPSGINTLLADSNLTKDDIDWFIPHSANLRMIESICEKSGFTIDQTLYSLVHYGNTSAASIPLALDLGIKEGKVKTGDTLLLYGFGGGLSHSGHILTWG
- the spo0A gene encoding sporulation transcription factor Spo0A, producing the protein MGKIKVCIVDDNRELVGLLEEYLSSQDDIEVLGVAYNGQECLNMLKDKEPDVLVLDIIMPHLDGLGVLEKLRQMDRPQPNVIMLTAFGQEDVTKKAVDLGAAYFILKPFDMEGLASHIRQVSGNAAPIIKRANSSMRSAVEPQSKGKNLDASITSIIHEIGVPAHIKGYLYLREAISMVYNDIELLGSITKVLYPDIAKKYNTTASRVERAIRHAIEVAWSRGNIESISSLFGYTVSMTKAKPTNSEFIAMVADKLRLEHKAS